From one Catellatospora sp. IY07-71 genomic stretch:
- a CDS encoding pirin-like bicupin family protein, translated as MKTSTAKPRRELIDVRFADERAKTRIGWLDSKHSFSFGRHWDPRNTHHGLLLVNNDDIVTPGFGFETHPHQDMEIVTWVLRGSLVHQDSTGHSGVIYPGLAQRMSAGTGILHSEKNDSWRLEGDRHSDPVHFVQMWVVPDTDGITPGYEQLEIDDELLRGGLVTVASGMKQHDGASAIRIKNRHAALHVARLQPGDSVELPQAPYLHFFVARGEVTLEQAGGLSEGDAVRLTASGGQRITAVTAAEVLVWEMHATIVG; from the coding sequence GTGAAGACCTCCACCGCCAAGCCCCGCCGCGAGCTCATCGACGTCCGGTTCGCCGACGAGCGGGCCAAGACCCGCATCGGCTGGCTCGACTCCAAGCACTCGTTCTCGTTCGGCCGCCACTGGGACCCGCGCAACACCCACCACGGGCTGCTGCTGGTCAACAACGACGACATCGTCACCCCGGGCTTCGGTTTCGAGACGCACCCGCACCAGGACATGGAGATCGTCACCTGGGTGCTGCGCGGTTCGCTGGTCCACCAGGACTCGACCGGCCACTCCGGCGTGATCTACCCCGGCCTCGCCCAGCGAATGAGCGCCGGCACCGGCATCCTGCACTCGGAGAAGAACGACTCCTGGCGGCTGGAGGGCGACCGCCACAGCGACCCGGTGCACTTCGTGCAGATGTGGGTGGTGCCCGACACCGACGGCATCACGCCCGGTTACGAGCAGCTGGAGATCGACGACGAGCTGCTGCGCGGCGGCCTGGTGACGGTCGCGTCCGGCATGAAGCAGCACGACGGCGCCTCCGCGATCCGGATCAAGAACCGGCACGCGGCGCTGCATGTCGCGCGGCTGCAGCCCGGGGACAGCGTCGAGCTGCCGCAGGCGCCGTACCTCCACTTCTTCGTCGCCCGTGGCGAGGTGACCCTGGAGCAGGCCGGCGGCCTGAGCGAGGGCGACGCGGTCCGCCTCACCGCCAGCGGCGGGCAGCGCATCACCGCCGTCACCGCCGCCGAGGTCCTGGTCTGGGAGATGCACGCCACCATCGTCGGCTGA
- a CDS encoding sensor histidine kinase, giving the protein MYPALGAAAVVAVIAAAAVVMMRGRRRVITPEERATYRVLHLATLASEPLRQGLRDDTAAPAVKHLRTLVGSAGLALADRDGFLAHDGAGGHHQQALLAAAQRALAGGRPVLLRPEDLTCVRLDCPVRGAVAAPVSKPDGGAGAALVAVTGSRPSPGLVRVVLETAHWVGLQLELAELQEERARSARAEVRALRAQISPHFVYNALTAIASFVRTDPERARELILEFAEFTRYSFRAHGEFTTLAEELRSIDRYLTIERARFGERLQVRLRVAPEVLPVEVPFLCLQPLVENAVRHGLHPKPGVGTIRIIAADAGADCEIIVEDDGVGMDPAVLLDGDGSADGDGGQHVGLGNVDDRLRAVFGDAYGLVVETAPQAGTRVSLRIPKFRAVRA; this is encoded by the coding sequence ATGTACCCAGCGCTGGGCGCCGCCGCCGTGGTGGCCGTGATCGCGGCGGCCGCCGTGGTGATGATGCGCGGCCGGCGCCGGGTGATCACGCCGGAGGAGCGCGCGACGTACCGGGTGCTGCACCTGGCGACGCTGGCCAGCGAGCCGCTGCGGCAGGGGCTGCGCGACGACACCGCCGCCCCGGCGGTGAAGCACCTGCGCACCCTGGTCGGGTCGGCGGGCCTGGCGCTCGCCGATCGCGACGGTTTCCTGGCCCACGACGGCGCGGGCGGGCACCACCAGCAGGCGCTGCTGGCCGCGGCGCAGCGGGCGCTGGCCGGCGGGCGGCCGGTGCTGCTGCGGCCCGAGGACCTGACCTGTGTACGCCTGGACTGCCCCGTGCGCGGCGCGGTGGCCGCGCCGGTGTCCAAGCCCGACGGCGGGGCCGGGGCGGCGCTGGTCGCGGTGACCGGGTCGCGCCCCTCGCCCGGCCTGGTGCGGGTGGTGCTGGAGACGGCGCACTGGGTGGGGCTGCAGCTGGAACTGGCCGAGCTGCAGGAGGAGCGGGCCCGCTCGGCGCGCGCGGAGGTGCGCGCGCTGCGGGCGCAGATCAGCCCGCACTTCGTCTACAACGCGCTGACCGCGATCGCGTCGTTCGTGCGCACCGACCCGGAGCGGGCCCGGGAGCTGATCCTGGAGTTCGCCGAGTTCACCCGCTACTCGTTCCGGGCGCACGGGGAGTTCACCACGCTGGCCGAGGAGCTGCGCTCGATCGACCGCTACCTGACCATCGAGCGGGCCCGGTTCGGCGAGCGGCTGCAGGTGCGGCTGCGGGTGGCGCCGGAGGTGCTGCCGGTGGAGGTGCCGTTCCTGTGCCTGCAGCCGCTGGTGGAGAACGCGGTGCGGCACGGGCTGCACCCGAAGCCGGGGGTGGGCACGATCCGGATCATCGCCGCGGACGCGGGCGCGGACTGCGAGATCATCGTGGAGGACGACGGGGTGGGCATGGATCCGGCGGTGCTGCTGGACGGCGACGGGTCGGCCGACGGCGACGGCGGGCAGCACGTGGGCCTGGGCAACGTCGACGACCGGCTGCGGGCGGTGTTCGGCGACGCGTACGGCCTGGTGGTGGAGACCGCTCCGCAGGCGGGGACGCGGGTCAGCCTGCGCATCCCCAAGTTCCGGGCGGTGCGCGCATGA
- a CDS encoding cation acetate symporter, whose amino-acid sequence MSARTLTIVLFVVFVLFTLAITIWASRQTKTATDFYAGGRSFSGFSNGMAIGGDYMSAASFLGIAGIIALSGYDGFLYSIGFLVAWLVALLLVAELLRNSGKYTMADVLAFRMRQTPVRVAASISTIVVSIFYLLAQMVGAGALVALLLGIKPGALFLGMDAGTAKIATIIFIGILMIVYVTVGGMKGTTYVQIVKAFLLMVGAALMTVLVLAAFKFDLSGLLGEAAAKSGKGAAFLEPGLRYGKEVAGDAAQTFYNKMDLLSLGIALVLGTAGLPHILIRFYTVPNAKAARKSVLWAIGIIGTFYLMTLALGFGAAAMVGGEAITAQDKGGNTAAPQLAQALGEKFFGGTTGGAAMLAIIAAVAFATILAVVAGLTLASSSSLAHDIYASVIRKGQVSEGGEVRVARISAFAIGAVAIVLAIFAQSLNVAFLVALAFAVAASGNLPAILYSLFWKRFTTTGATAAIYGGLITAVVLVFFSPVVSGSPTAMFPDSDWQWFPLSNPGIISIPVGFLCGWLGTVLSREPADVTKYAELEVRALTGHGAH is encoded by the coding sequence ATGAGCGCCCGTACCCTGACCATCGTCTTGTTCGTGGTGTTCGTGCTGTTCACGCTCGCGATCACGATCTGGGCGAGCCGGCAGACGAAGACCGCGACCGACTTCTACGCCGGCGGCCGGTCGTTCTCCGGGTTCTCCAACGGCATGGCCATCGGCGGCGACTACATGTCGGCGGCGAGCTTCCTGGGCATCGCCGGCATCATCGCGCTGTCCGGCTACGACGGCTTCCTGTACTCGATCGGCTTCCTGGTCGCCTGGCTCGTCGCGCTCCTGCTGGTGGCGGAGCTGCTACGGAACTCGGGCAAGTACACGATGGCCGACGTGCTGGCGTTCCGGATGCGGCAGACGCCGGTCCGGGTGGCCGCCTCGATCTCCACCATCGTGGTGTCGATCTTCTACCTGCTGGCGCAGATGGTCGGCGCGGGCGCGCTGGTGGCGCTGCTGCTGGGCATCAAGCCAGGCGCGCTCTTCCTGGGCATGGACGCCGGCACCGCGAAGATCGCCACGATCATCTTCATCGGCATCCTGATGATCGTGTACGTCACGGTGGGCGGCATGAAGGGCACCACCTACGTCCAGATCGTCAAGGCGTTCCTGCTCATGGTGGGCGCGGCGCTGATGACCGTGCTGGTGCTCGCCGCGTTCAAGTTCGACCTGTCCGGCCTGCTCGGCGAGGCCGCGGCCAAGTCCGGCAAGGGCGCCGCGTTCCTGGAACCGGGCCTGCGCTACGGCAAGGAGGTCGCGGGCGACGCGGCGCAGACCTTCTACAACAAGATGGACCTGTTGTCGCTGGGCATCGCGCTGGTGCTGGGCACGGCGGGCCTGCCGCACATCCTGATCCGCTTCTACACCGTGCCCAACGCCAAGGCCGCTCGCAAGAGCGTGCTCTGGGCGATCGGCATCATCGGCACCTTCTACCTGATGACGCTGGCGCTGGGCTTCGGCGCGGCGGCGATGGTCGGCGGCGAGGCGATCACCGCGCAGGACAAGGGCGGCAACACCGCCGCCCCGCAGCTGGCCCAGGCGCTCGGCGAGAAGTTCTTCGGCGGCACCACCGGCGGCGCGGCCATGCTGGCGATCATCGCGGCGGTGGCCTTCGCCACCATCCTCGCCGTGGTCGCCGGGCTCACCCTGGCCTCGTCCAGCTCGCTGGCGCACGACATCTATGCCAGCGTCATCCGCAAGGGCCAGGTCAGCGAGGGCGGCGAGGTGCGCGTGGCGCGGATCTCGGCGTTCGCCATCGGCGCGGTCGCGATCGTGCTGGCCATCTTCGCGCAGAGCCTGAACGTGGCGTTCCTCGTCGCGCTGGCCTTCGCGGTGGCGGCCTCGGGCAACCTGCCCGCGATCCTCTACTCGCTGTTCTGGAAGCGGTTCACCACGACCGGGGCGACCGCCGCCATCTACGGCGGCCTGATCACCGCCGTGGTGCTGGTGTTCTTCTCCCCGGTGGTGTCCGGCAGCCCGACCGCGATGTTCCCGGACTCCGACTGGCAGTGGTTCCCGCTGTCGAACCCGGGCATCATCTCGATCCCGGTCGGCTTCTTGTGCGGCTGGCTGGGCACGGTGCTGTCCCGCGAGCCCGCCGACGTGACCAAGTACGCCGAGCTGGAGGTCCGCGCCCTCACCGGCCACGGGGCGCACTGA
- a CDS encoding nucleoside 2-deoxyribosyltransferase domain-containing protein produces MATAEVITVHAGEQPPEWWDAAVFLAGPTPRSPEVASWRPAALAELARQWAGPGRLVVFVPERPEGGMPHGWTAQVDWEDTCLHLSDVVAFWVPRDLATLPGFTTNVEWGRWESSGRVVLGAPDGAPGMRYLAHYAAERGAPVAGTLADTLAAALALLAGGARRDGGHRELPLPLWRDAGVRTWLAAQEAAGHRLRAARVAWTWPGPDGRPFWWAAHVAVEVRGEGRVKDNEVVIGRPDVSAVVAYLPAETLPDTLVVLVREYRSGAVTGDGRVHELPGGSQPGAADPRQTAVEELAEETGLRVEAARLRAHGVRQPAATVSAHRAHLFSLELTEAEADALADGPQEHGVAADGERITLELRTYGSLLADPDVDWSTLGMVTAVLAAG; encoded by the coding sequence ATGGCGACGGCGGAAGTGATCACGGTCCACGCGGGTGAGCAGCCGCCGGAGTGGTGGGACGCGGCGGTGTTCCTGGCCGGGCCGACGCCGCGCTCCCCCGAGGTGGCCTCCTGGCGGCCCGCCGCGCTCGCGGAGCTGGCCCGGCAGTGGGCAGGCCCGGGGCGGCTGGTGGTGTTCGTGCCCGAGCGGCCCGAGGGCGGCATGCCGCACGGCTGGACCGCCCAGGTCGACTGGGAGGACACCTGCCTGCACCTGTCCGACGTGGTGGCCTTCTGGGTGCCCCGCGACCTGGCCACGCTGCCCGGCTTCACCACGAACGTGGAGTGGGGCCGCTGGGAGTCCAGCGGCCGGGTGGTGCTCGGCGCGCCCGACGGCGCGCCGGGGATGCGCTACCTCGCCCACTACGCGGCCGAGCGCGGCGCGCCGGTCGCCGGCACGCTGGCCGACACCCTCGCCGCCGCGCTGGCGCTGCTCGCGGGCGGTGCACGGCGCGACGGCGGACACCGCGAGCTGCCGCTGCCGCTGTGGCGGGACGCGGGCGTACGCACCTGGCTGGCCGCGCAGGAGGCGGCCGGGCACCGGCTGCGCGCGGCCCGGGTGGCGTGGACCTGGCCCGGTCCGGACGGGCGGCCGTTCTGGTGGGCCGCGCACGTGGCCGTCGAGGTCCGCGGCGAGGGCCGGGTGAAGGACAATGAGGTGGTGATCGGCCGCCCCGACGTGAGCGCCGTGGTCGCCTACCTGCCCGCGGAGACGCTCCCGGACACGCTGGTGGTGCTCGTGCGTGAGTACCGCAGCGGCGCGGTGACCGGCGACGGGCGGGTGCACGAGCTGCCCGGCGGCTCGCAGCCCGGCGCCGCCGACCCGCGCCAGACGGCCGTCGAGGAGCTGGCCGAGGAGACCGGGCTGCGGGTCGAGGCGGCCCGGCTGCGCGCGCACGGGGTGCGCCAGCCCGCCGCGACCGTGTCGGCGCACCGGGCGCACCTGTTCAGCCTGGAGCTGACCGAGGCCGAGGCGGACGCGCTGGCCGACGGCCCGCAGGAGCACGGGGTGGCCGCCGACGGCGAGCGGATCACGCTGGAGCTGCGCACGTACGGCAGCCTGCTGGCCGACCCGGACGTGGACTGGAGCACGCTGGGCATGGTCACCGCGGTGCTCGCCGCAGGCTAG
- a CDS encoding MarR family winged helix-turn-helix transcriptional regulator, with the protein MGETRWLDDREQETWRAYLEGTRLLIQALDRQLETDSGVSFTDYELLVHLSEAPGRRLRMRDLADASFTSRSGVTRAVTRLEDAGWVRRVECDDDRRGMHAELTEAGAAKLAEAAPGHVSAVRAYMFDHLGEEEQAAIRDGYARMRAHLRP; encoded by the coding sequence ATGGGTGAGACGCGCTGGCTCGACGACCGCGAGCAGGAGACGTGGCGGGCGTACCTGGAAGGCACCCGGTTGCTGATCCAGGCGCTGGACCGGCAGCTGGAAACGGACTCCGGGGTCAGTTTCACCGATTACGAGCTGCTGGTCCACCTGAGCGAGGCGCCCGGCCGACGGCTGCGCATGCGTGACCTCGCCGATGCCAGCTTCACCTCCCGCAGCGGCGTGACCCGCGCGGTGACCCGGCTGGAGGACGCGGGTTGGGTGCGCCGCGTGGAATGTGACGACGATCGCCGCGGGATGCACGCCGAACTCACCGAGGCCGGTGCCGCCAAGCTCGCCGAGGCGGCCCCGGGCCACGTCAGCGCGGTGCGCGCCTACATGTTCGACCATCTGGGCGAGGAGGAGCAGGCCGCCATCCGCGACGGGTACGCCCGGATGCGCGCGCACCTGCGCCCCTGA
- a CDS encoding LytTR family DNA-binding domain-containing protein — MTGRLRVLAVDDEPPALDELLYLLRNDPRVEYVHSAADAAEALRVLHESEVDVAFLDIRMPGLDGMDLARVLQRFARSPAIVFVTAYDDRAADAFDLGVVDYVRKPVRAERIAESLRRVLSERAAVGERAAAAPEAAPTGDPMIPVELGGVVRLLPRSSVCWVEAQGDYARLHTTEGSHLVRVSLTQLEERWTDAGFLRIHRSYLVRLDLVTELRLTGSGYVVTVEGRQLPVARRHTRALKDRLIRPAKQHWH; from the coding sequence ATGACGGGGAGATTGCGGGTGCTGGCGGTGGACGACGAGCCGCCGGCCCTGGACGAGCTGCTCTACCTGCTGCGCAACGATCCGCGGGTGGAGTACGTGCACAGCGCCGCCGACGCCGCGGAGGCGCTGCGGGTGCTGCACGAGTCCGAGGTCGACGTGGCGTTCCTGGACATCCGGATGCCGGGGCTGGACGGCATGGACCTGGCGCGGGTGCTGCAGCGCTTCGCCCGCTCCCCCGCGATCGTGTTCGTCACGGCGTACGACGACCGGGCCGCGGACGCGTTCGACCTGGGCGTCGTCGACTACGTACGCAAGCCGGTGCGCGCCGAGCGGATCGCCGAGTCGCTGCGCCGGGTGCTGTCGGAGCGGGCCGCGGTCGGCGAGCGCGCCGCGGCCGCCCCGGAGGCCGCGCCCACCGGCGACCCGATGATCCCGGTGGAGCTGGGCGGCGTGGTGCGGCTGCTGCCGCGCTCGTCGGTGTGCTGGGTGGAGGCGCAGGGCGACTACGCGCGGCTGCACACCACCGAGGGCTCGCACCTGGTCCGGGTGTCGCTGACCCAGCTGGAGGAGCGCTGGACCGACGCGGGTTTCCTGCGCATCCACCGCTCCTACCTGGTGCGCCTGGACCTGGTCACCGAGCTGCGGCTGACCGGCTCGGGCTACGTGGTGACCGTCGAGGGGCGGCAGCTGCCAGTGGCCCGGCGGCACACCCGCGCACTCAAGGACCGGCTGATCCGCCCCGCCAAGCAGCACTGGCACTGA
- a CDS encoding uridine kinase produces the protein MRVRPVTPEGLAEELTELIAAAAPADGWFRVAVDGPPVAEPDRLAEALVGPLRARGHATLHVRTADFLRPASVRLEFGRTNPDAYYEGWVDEAGLRREVLDPAGPGGTGRVLPSLWDARRDRATRAAYLNLPPGGVVLVSGDLLLGSGLPFELAVHLVLSPAALARRTPPDLAWTLPVYERYAAEVAPETFADLVVTVNDPRHPAIMSVD, from the coding sequence GTGCGAGTGCGACCTGTGACGCCGGAGGGGCTGGCCGAGGAGCTGACGGAGCTGATCGCGGCGGCGGCGCCGGCGGACGGGTGGTTCCGGGTGGCGGTCGACGGGCCGCCCGTGGCCGAGCCGGACCGGCTGGCCGAGGCGCTGGTCGGGCCGCTGCGCGCCCGCGGGCATGCCACGCTGCACGTGCGCACCGCCGACTTCCTGCGGCCCGCGTCGGTGCGGCTGGAGTTCGGGCGTACGAACCCGGACGCCTACTACGAGGGCTGGGTCGACGAGGCGGGGCTGCGCCGGGAGGTGCTCGATCCGGCGGGACCCGGCGGCACCGGCCGGGTGCTGCCGAGCCTGTGGGACGCACGGCGCGACCGGGCCACCCGGGCGGCCTACCTGAACCTGCCGCCGGGCGGGGTGGTGCTGGTCAGTGGCGACCTGCTGCTCGGGTCGGGGCTGCCGTTCGAGCTCGCCGTGCACCTGGTGCTGTCCCCGGCCGCGCTGGCCCGGCGGACACCCCCGGACCTGGCCTGGACACTGCCCGTGTACGAGCGCTACGCGGCGGAGGTGGCCCCGGAGACCTTCGCGGACCTGGTCGTGACGGTCAACGACCCGCGCCACCCGGCGATCATGTCTGTCGATTGA
- a CDS encoding cation acetate symporter has translation MDAYALLAIATVTVATVAIGAWGVRLVRGTSDLLVASRMVSPTQNAAAIGGEYLSAASFLGVAGLILAYGGQMLWYPVGFAAGYLALLLFVAAPLRRSGAFTLPDFCEARLASPRLRRLATAFVLFIGWFYLLPQLQGAGLTFGIVTGAPRWVGVVLVGAVVTGNVAFGGMRSATYVQAFQYWLKLTAIAVPAFFLLARWRDDGAPAIPVDEPWLAPTGGLVATYSLILATFLGTMGLPHVLARFYTNPDGGSARRTTTIVLGLVGLFYLFPTVYGVLGRVYTPELATGRNDTVVLLLPGAALGPGLTADLLGALVAAGAFAAFLSTSNGLLTSVAGVLANDVLARGRLAGWGPLPLFRAAALFAGAVPTVLALAVHGLNVSQVVGLAFAVAASSFCPMLVLGIWWRGLTAMGAAAGILAGGGSAVVAVLWTIFLPPAPGLAADLLAQPAAWTVPLSFVVMVTVSVATRRRVPAAVGTMLLRLHAPEAVHGTETRRAETPRRPETTRA, from the coding sequence GTGGATGCCTATGCCCTGCTCGCGATCGCGACCGTCACCGTGGCGACGGTCGCCATCGGCGCGTGGGGGGTGCGCCTGGTGCGCGGCACCTCCGATCTGCTCGTCGCCTCGCGCATGGTCAGCCCCACCCAGAACGCCGCCGCCATCGGCGGCGAATACCTGTCGGCGGCGAGCTTCCTGGGCGTGGCCGGGCTGATCCTCGCGTACGGCGGCCAGATGCTCTGGTATCCGGTCGGCTTCGCCGCGGGCTACCTGGCGCTGCTGCTGTTCGTGGCCGCCCCGCTGCGCCGTTCGGGCGCGTTCACCCTGCCCGACTTCTGCGAGGCCCGGCTCGCCTCACCGCGGCTGCGCCGCCTGGCCACCGCGTTCGTGCTGTTCATCGGCTGGTTCTACCTGCTGCCGCAGCTCCAGGGCGCGGGCCTGACCTTCGGCATCGTCACCGGCGCGCCCCGCTGGGTCGGCGTGGTGCTGGTCGGCGCGGTCGTCACCGGCAACGTCGCGTTCGGCGGCATGCGCTCGGCGACGTACGTGCAGGCGTTCCAGTACTGGCTGAAGCTCACCGCGATCGCGGTGCCCGCGTTCTTCCTGCTGGCCCGCTGGCGTGACGACGGCGCACCGGCCATCCCCGTCGACGAGCCGTGGCTCGCCCCGACCGGCGGCCTGGTCGCCACGTACTCCCTGATCCTGGCCACGTTCCTGGGCACCATGGGGCTGCCGCACGTGCTCGCCCGGTTCTACACCAACCCAGACGGCGGCTCGGCCCGGCGCACCACCACCATCGTGCTCGGCCTCGTCGGCCTGTTCTACCTCTTCCCGACCGTGTACGGGGTGCTCGGCCGCGTCTACACCCCCGAGCTGGCCACCGGGCGCAACGACACCGTGGTGCTGCTGCTGCCCGGCGCGGCCCTCGGGCCCGGCCTGACCGCCGATCTGCTCGGCGCGCTCGTCGCGGCCGGGGCCTTCGCCGCCTTCCTGTCCACCTCGAACGGCCTGCTCACCAGCGTCGCCGGGGTGCTCGCCAACGACGTGCTGGCCCGGGGACGGCTGGCCGGGTGGGGGCCGCTGCCGCTGTTCCGGGCCGCCGCGCTGTTCGCGGGGGCCGTGCCGACGGTGCTCGCGCTGGCCGTGCACGGGCTGAACGTGTCGCAGGTGGTCGGGCTGGCGTTCGCAGTGGCCGCGTCGAGCTTCTGCCCGATGCTGGTGCTCGGCATCTGGTGGCGGGGACTGACCGCGATGGGGGCGGCGGCCGGGATCCTCGCGGGCGGCGGGAGCGCCGTCGTCGCCGTACTGTGGACGATCTTCCTGCCGCCCGCGCCCGGACTGGCGGCCGACCTGCTGGCCCAGCCCGCGGCCTGGACCGTGCCTCTGTCCTTCGTGGTCATGGTGACCGTGTCGGTGGCCACCCGGCGTCGGGTGCCCGCCGCCGTCGGCACCATGCTGCTGCGGCTGCACGCGCCCGAGGCGGTACACGGCACCGAAACGCGGCGGGCGGAAACCCCGCGACGTCCCGAAACAACCCGGGCGTAG
- a CDS encoding CBS domain-containing protein: MTTAKQMMHLGAQCVPEGETLARAAQLMRDMGVGSLPICGNDDKLRGIITDRDIVVKCIASGGDPNTMTCKEMAQGTPIWVDSRADEDEVIRLMEQHKIRRVPVIEDHQIIGMISEADLAQHLSHDKLAHFVSTITAAPPTRA; the protein is encoded by the coding sequence ATGACCACCGCTAAGCAGATGATGCACCTGGGGGCGCAGTGCGTGCCCGAGGGCGAGACGCTGGCGCGCGCGGCGCAGCTGATGCGCGACATGGGGGTCGGCTCGCTGCCCATCTGCGGCAACGACGACAAGCTGCGCGGCATCATCACCGACCGGGACATCGTGGTGAAGTGCATCGCGTCCGGCGGGGATCCGAACACGATGACGTGTAAGGAGATGGCGCAGGGTACGCCGATCTGGGTGGACTCGAGGGCCGACGAGGACGAGGTCATCCGGCTCATGGAGCAGCACAAGATCCGCCGGGTGCCGGTGATCGAGGATCACCAGATCATCGGCATGATCAGCGAGGCCGACCTGGCCCAGCACCTGTCGCACGACAAGCTGGCGCACTTCGTCTCCACGATCACCGCGGCACCGCCGACGCGCGCGTAG
- a CDS encoding GNAT family N-acetyltransferase, with amino-acid sequence MPTTVSIALTPPDDDAARAAIRDYLTDIVGRYYGRAAAAAEVERALADAAPDDAFLEPPHGLFWLARDGDTVLGCAGLRFTGDGIGLVTRVWTAPAARRRGIASALLTTLETAARAHGLTRLRLDTRSDLVEARALYARHGFTEIPAFNDDPYADHWFGKRLT; translated from the coding sequence GTGCCAACGACCGTCTCCATCGCCCTCACCCCGCCAGACGACGACGCCGCCCGCGCCGCGATCCGGGACTACCTCACCGACATCGTGGGCCGCTACTACGGGCGCGCCGCTGCCGCGGCGGAGGTCGAGCGCGCACTCGCCGACGCCGCCCCGGACGACGCCTTCCTCGAACCGCCACACGGCCTGTTCTGGCTGGCCAGGGACGGTGACACGGTTCTCGGCTGCGCGGGCCTGCGGTTCACCGGCGACGGCATCGGCCTGGTCACGCGGGTATGGACGGCCCCGGCCGCGCGCCGTCGCGGCATCGCCTCGGCGCTGCTGACCACACTGGAAACCGCCGCTCGCGCGCACGGGCTGACCCGGCTGCGCCTGGACACCCGCAGCGACCTGGTCGAGGCACGGGCCCTGTACGCCCGGCACGGCTTCACGGAGATCCCGGCGTTCAACGACGATCCCTACGCCGACCACTGGTTCGGCAAGCGCCTCACCTGA
- a CDS encoding helix-turn-helix transcriptional regulator — protein MAEIKRWRDTGNLERAVETAGGGDAFDAAMGAMLDEVRGWRLAEMRKRRGLTQEQVAERMGVSVARISQIEKGDVATRDVLSRYIDAMGGTLRLIADFGDEQLKVA, from the coding sequence ATGGCCGAGATTAAACGCTGGCGCGACACCGGAAATCTGGAGCGCGCGGTGGAGACCGCCGGGGGCGGGGATGCGTTCGATGCGGCGATGGGCGCGATGCTCGACGAGGTGCGCGGCTGGCGCCTCGCGGAGATGCGCAAACGCCGGGGCCTGACCCAGGAGCAGGTCGCCGAGCGGATGGGCGTCTCGGTGGCGCGTATCTCGCAGATCGAGAAGGGGGACGTCGCCACCCGGGACGTGCTCAGTCGCTACATCGACGCGATGGGCGGTACTCTGCGCCTCATCGCCGACTTCGGCGACGAGCAGCTGAAGGTCGCGTAG
- a CDS encoding type II toxin-antitoxin system RelE/ParE family toxin, which produces MLWEILMTSQVEDFLDDLYAADRDSHRLVNQAILVLERNGPAEGRPLVDTVAASHIANMKELRPPSGGRSEIRILFVFDPWRSAILLIAGDKSGEWASWYRCAIPEAESRYATYVKEREREIRDGRD; this is translated from the coding sequence ATGCTGTGGGAAATACTGATGACCTCACAGGTCGAAGACTTTCTGGACGATCTGTACGCGGCTGACCGTGACAGCCATCGGCTGGTGAACCAGGCGATCCTGGTGCTGGAGCGCAACGGACCGGCGGAGGGCCGGCCGCTGGTGGACACCGTGGCGGCGAGTCACATCGCCAACATGAAGGAGCTGCGTCCACCCTCCGGTGGGCGTTCCGAGATCCGGATCCTCTTCGTCTTCGACCCGTGGCGTTCGGCGATCCTGTTGATCGCGGGCGACAAGTCCGGCGAGTGGGCGAGCTGGTATCGCTGCGCGATACCCGAGGCCGAGTCGCGGTATGCGACGTACGTGAAAGAGCGCGAACGGGAGATCCGAGATGGCCGAGATTAA
- a CDS encoding DUF485 domain-containing protein yields the protein MSDDAPDQYERIQASPEFAGLRRALRRFVFPMTIAFFSWYALYVILSAYARDFMGTVLFGNINVALVFGLLQFVTTFLIAWLYARYADRKLDPVAEEIHARLTDGEADAAQPVEEVSR from the coding sequence ATGAGCGACGATGCACCGGACCAGTACGAGCGCATCCAGGCGAGCCCCGAGTTCGCCGGGCTGCGGCGCGCGCTGCGCCGTTTCGTGTTCCCGATGACCATCGCGTTCTTCAGCTGGTACGCGCTGTACGTGATCCTGTCGGCGTACGCCCGCGACTTCATGGGCACGGTCCTGTTCGGGAACATCAACGTGGCGCTGGTCTTCGGCCTGCTGCAGTTCGTGACCACGTTCCTGATCGCCTGGCTGTACGCCCGCTACGCCGACCGCAAGCTCGACCCGGTGGCCGAGGAGATCCACGCCCGGCTCACCGACGGCGAGGCCGACGCCGCGCAGCCCGTTGAGGAGGTCAGCCGATGA